In Aquiflexum balticum DSM 16537, a single genomic region encodes these proteins:
- a CDS encoding GNAT family N-acetyltransferase — protein MLEIIRSDSENKDFVNLVSLLDAGLAITDGEDHAFYDQFNKLNAIKYVVVAYQDSVPIGCGAIKAYDEGTMEVKRMFVKEEYRGKGIAGKILSELEKWARELGFQKCILETGTRQIEAIALYKKSKYSIIPNYGQYEGVENSLCFEKKL, from the coding sequence ATGTTAGAAATAATCAGATCAGATTCTGAAAATAAGGATTTTGTAAACTTAGTCAGCTTGCTGGACGCGGGACTTGCCATCACTGACGGTGAGGATCATGCATTCTATGATCAGTTCAATAAATTGAATGCTATCAAATATGTTGTAGTTGCCTATCAGGACTCTGTCCCCATCGGATGTGGCGCCATTAAGGCCTATGATGAAGGTACCATGGAGGTAAAAAGGATGTTTGTCAAAGAGGAATACAGGGGAAAGGGAATCGCCGGTAAAATACTTTCAGAACTTGAAAAATGGGCAAGAGAATTGGGATTTCAAAAGTGTATTTTGGAGACCGGTACCCGACAAATTGAAGCCATCGCATTATATAAAAAATCCAAATACAGCATTATACCCAATTATGGACAATACG